A single Natrinema pellirubrum DSM 15624 DNA region contains:
- a CDS encoding metallophosphoesterase family protein translates to MTRIAIVSDTHVPTREPELPAWVVTEIAAADHTIHAGDFESFGAYERIVDRTDGELTAVLGNVDPATLDVPKTATLEVDGVRFVVTHGDGSSGSWRERVVETARENADATADTNLVAVAGHTHAVVDETVAFDESRPADGGRAAGHIRLLNPGSATGAAPTTHETMFVATVVDGDVTVELRTGEGEGSATRA, encoded by the coding sequence ATGACACGTATCGCGATCGTTTCCGACACCCACGTACCCACTCGAGAGCCGGAGCTTCCCGCGTGGGTCGTCACCGAGATAGCGGCCGCCGACCACACCATCCATGCCGGCGATTTCGAGTCGTTCGGGGCCTACGAGCGGATCGTCGACCGCACGGATGGCGAGCTGACTGCCGTGCTGGGGAACGTGGATCCGGCGACGCTCGACGTGCCGAAGACGGCCACGCTCGAGGTCGACGGCGTGCGGTTCGTCGTCACTCACGGCGACGGATCGTCGGGTAGCTGGCGGGAGCGAGTCGTCGAGACGGCCCGCGAGAACGCGGACGCGACGGCCGACACGAATCTCGTTGCCGTCGCCGGTCACACCCACGCGGTGGTCGACGAGACCGTCGCGTTCGACGAGTCCCGGCCGGCCGACGGGGGCCGGGCCGCCGGTCACATCCGGCTACTCAATCCGGGGAGCGCTACCGGCGCTGCACCCACGACTCACGAGACGATGTTCGTCGCGACCGTCGTTGATGGGGACGTGACCGTCGAGTTGCGAACCGGGGAGGGTGAGGGCAGCGCCACTCGAGCGTGA
- a CDS encoding TIGR00341 family protein, with product MRLVQLTIPTGKRETILSILDERGIDYVVTDETSSRSYTGVTYFPLPDAAVEPVLDEIQDAGIEEDAYTVVVDAETVVSRRFQALRDEYENGDVGSDRISRQELQAEADDLTPSFPVYVVMTVISAVVATAGLLLDSPAVVVGSMVIAPLIGPALGASVGTVIDDEDMFVESVTYQIIGVVVAIVAAAIFALVVRSLNIVPPDLVLSSVGEISERLAPDLLSLAIALGAGVAGVVSIATGTAVALVGVMIAAALIPPAGVAGIAIAWGQPTSAIGATVLVLVNLLSVNLAGLVTLWYAGYRPESLFSLGETEQRLRKRIAGLVVIVLVFAVFLGGITYASYESGNFEQDARDEVERVLSQEQYEDYQLLEFEVVMDDNYPFRNPERVIVTIGGPPGESAPALADTLHERINDHADGSVAVEVRYVEVTERGAG from the coding sequence GTGCGGCTCGTACAGTTGACGATCCCGACGGGCAAGCGGGAGACGATCCTCTCGATCCTCGACGAGCGGGGGATCGACTACGTCGTGACCGACGAGACCAGCAGCCGGTCGTATACGGGAGTCACGTACTTCCCGCTGCCGGATGCGGCCGTCGAGCCGGTGTTGGACGAGATTCAGGACGCAGGGATCGAGGAGGACGCCTACACCGTCGTCGTCGACGCCGAGACGGTCGTCTCGCGGCGGTTTCAGGCGCTCCGCGACGAGTACGAGAACGGCGATGTCGGTTCGGACCGCATCTCCCGGCAGGAACTGCAGGCCGAAGCCGACGATCTGACGCCGAGCTTTCCCGTCTACGTGGTGATGACGGTCATCAGTGCCGTCGTCGCGACCGCCGGGCTCTTGCTCGATTCGCCGGCGGTCGTCGTCGGCTCGATGGTGATCGCCCCCCTGATCGGGCCGGCACTCGGCGCGAGCGTCGGGACGGTAATCGACGACGAGGACATGTTCGTCGAGAGCGTCACCTATCAGATCATCGGCGTCGTCGTCGCGATCGTGGCTGCGGCGATCTTCGCGTTGGTCGTCCGGTCGCTGAACATCGTCCCGCCGGACCTCGTCCTCTCGAGCGTCGGGGAGATCTCCGAGCGGCTCGCGCCGGACCTGCTGTCGCTGGCGATCGCGCTCGGGGCCGGCGTCGCGGGGGTCGTCAGCATCGCGACGGGGACTGCGGTCGCGCTGGTCGGCGTCATGATCGCGGCGGCGTTGATCCCGCCGGCCGGCGTCGCGGGTATCGCCATCGCGTGGGGGCAGCCGACGTCGGCGATCGGCGCGACGGTGCTGGTGTTGGTCAATCTGCTGTCGGTCAATCTCGCCGGGCTGGTGACGCTGTGGTACGCCGGCTACCGTCCGGAGAGCCTGTTCTCGCTCGGCGAGACCGAACAGCGCCTCCGTAAGCGGATCGCCGGGCTCGTCGTCATCGTCCTCGTTTTCGCCGTCTTTCTCGGCGGTATCACCTACGCCTCCTACGAGTCAGGGAACTTCGAACAGGACGCTCGCGACGAGGTCGAGAGAGTCCTCTCCCAGGAGCAATACGAGGACTATCAGCTGCTCGAGTTCGAAGTCGTGATGGACGATAATTACCCGTTCCGGAACCCAGAACGGGTGATCGTCACCATCGGCGGGCCACCTGGCGAGTCCGCGCCCGCACTGGCCGATACCCTCCACGAGCGGATCAACGACCACGCCGACGGCTCGGTCGCCGTCGAAGTCAGGTACGTCGAAGTCACCGAACGGGGAGCCGGCTGA
- a CDS encoding DUF4177 domain-containing protein, which produces MSRSDARRWEYRTLRPSRGETKKEAEDPQAALNEYGADGWELVETIDYTGGGTKYLVFKRPAETTTGADDG; this is translated from the coding sequence ATGAGCCGATCCGACGCGCGCCGATGGGAGTACAGGACGCTCAGGCCGTCCCGCGGCGAAACGAAAAAGGAGGCCGAGGACCCGCAAGCGGCGCTGAACGAGTATGGCGCTGACGGCTGGGAACTCGTCGAGACGATCGACTACACGGGTGGCGGGACCAAGTATCTGGTATTCAAACGCCCCGCCGAGACGACTACCGGTGCCGATGACGGGTGA
- the pdxT gene encoding pyridoxal 5'-phosphate synthase glutaminase subunit PdxT, whose protein sequence is MSLTAGVVAVQGDVEEHAAAIERTARAHDREVTVHEIRESGLVPDCDLLAMPGGESTTISRLIRDEGIAPEIRDHVAAGKPLLATCAGLIVASSDPNDDRVDQLGLLDVSVERNAFGRQKDSFEAPLEVAGLAEPYPAVFIRAPAIDSVGDAEVLASWNDRPVAVRQGPVVGTAFHPELTPDSRIHGLAFFENEAARVPGIEEAQ, encoded by the coding sequence ATGTCACTGACTGCGGGCGTCGTCGCGGTCCAGGGCGACGTCGAGGAACACGCGGCCGCCATCGAACGCACTGCGCGGGCCCACGACCGTGAGGTCACCGTCCACGAGATCCGCGAGTCGGGGCTCGTCCCCGACTGCGACCTGCTGGCGATGCCCGGCGGCGAATCGACCACGATATCGCGGCTGATCCGTGACGAGGGAATCGCCCCCGAAATTCGGGACCACGTCGCCGCCGGCAAACCGCTGCTGGCGACCTGTGCCGGCCTGATCGTCGCCTCGAGCGACCCGAACGACGACCGGGTCGATCAGCTCGGCCTGCTCGACGTGAGCGTCGAGCGCAACGCCTTCGGCCGCCAGAAGGACAGCTTCGAAGCGCCCCTCGAGGTCGCGGGACTCGCGGAGCCGTATCCGGCGGTATTCATCCGCGCGCCGGCCATCGATTCGGTCGGCGACGCCGAGGTCTTGGCCTCGTGGAACGACCGGCCGGTCGCCGTGCGACAGGGGCCGGTCGTCGGTACCGCGTTCCATCCGGAACTGACCCCCGACAGCCGGATTCACGGCCTCGCGTTCTTCGAGAACGAGGCCGCAAGGGTGCCGGGAATCGAGGAGGCACAGTAG
- a CDS encoding NUDIX domain-containing protein — MCPDTDTTSGDSAHVVTAFLRHRSDVLCLRRSDAVGTYRGQWGGVSGFAEGNPDDQVRTEIREETGLEPGETISFVRSGRPVEFEDADLEREWVVHPYLFDCNTREVELSEEHDAAEWVPPTAIFEDDRETVPKLWTAYERVAPTVRSIAADDEHGAAALSLRALEVLRDRAGLLVAERAASSEGTESPRANGEPVSEATSSPRNGERDTRESGPQPADEWDELAELAGRLLEARPSMAVLRNRVNRAMAGAAGADGDRRDASAVLESALSTIDRTLAADTETAAIAADRLGGSVATLSRSGTVLEALETGEPSRIFVAESRPAREGIDVAERLAATTDCTVTVHTDAAVAAVLARDDVDRVVVGADTVLPDGSVVNKTGTRTLAVAAAREGVPVSVVAATAKVSTSEAVNLESGDRSAVYDGDAAIDALNPTFDVTPADCVTEIVTERGVLEPAEIDAVADELRDLEAW, encoded by the coding sequence ATGTGCCCGGACACCGACACCACGAGCGGCGATTCGGCTCACGTCGTCACCGCGTTCCTCCGCCATCGGAGTGACGTTCTTTGCTTGCGCCGCAGCGATGCCGTCGGCACCTACCGGGGCCAGTGGGGCGGCGTCTCCGGGTTCGCGGAGGGTAACCCCGACGACCAGGTCCGCACGGAGATCCGCGAGGAGACCGGCCTCGAGCCCGGCGAGACGATCTCGTTCGTTCGGTCCGGACGGCCAGTCGAATTCGAGGATGCCGATCTCGAGCGCGAGTGGGTCGTCCACCCGTACCTGTTCGACTGTAACACCCGCGAGGTCGAGTTGAGCGAGGAACACGACGCCGCCGAGTGGGTCCCGCCGACCGCAATCTTCGAGGACGACCGCGAGACGGTCCCGAAACTGTGGACCGCCTACGAGCGGGTCGCACCGACGGTCCGGTCGATCGCGGCCGACGACGAACACGGGGCCGCTGCCCTCTCGCTGCGCGCGCTCGAGGTGCTGCGCGATCGCGCGGGGCTGCTCGTCGCGGAGCGGGCGGCGAGCAGCGAGGGAACGGAGAGCCCTCGAGCGAACGGGGAACCCGTGAGCGAGGCGACATCGTCGCCTCGGAACGGCGAGCGGGACACCCGCGAATCCGGCCCCCAGCCCGCCGACGAATGGGACGAACTCGCCGAACTCGCGGGCCGACTACTCGAGGCCCGCCCGTCGATGGCCGTCCTCCGGAACCGGGTCAACCGGGCGATGGCCGGCGCTGCCGGGGCTGACGGCGATCGACGGGACGCATCGGCCGTCCTCGAGTCGGCGCTGTCGACCATCGACCGTACCCTCGCAGCCGATACCGAAACCGCGGCGATCGCCGCCGATCGGCTCGGCGGCAGCGTCGCGACCCTCTCGCGGTCGGGGACCGTCCTCGAGGCGCTCGAGACGGGCGAGCCATCCCGGATCTTCGTCGCGGAGTCCCGCCCCGCCCGCGAGGGGATCGACGTCGCCGAACGGCTGGCGGCGACGACCGATTGCACCGTGACGGTCCATACCGACGCGGCCGTCGCGGCCGTCCTCGCGCGTGACGACGTCGACCGGGTCGTCGTCGGTGCCGACACCGTCCTCCCCGACGGCTCGGTGGTGAACAAGACCGGGACCCGCACGCTCGCGGTCGCCGCCGCTCGTGAGGGGGTCCCGGTGTCGGTCGTCGCCGCCACGGCCAAGGTCTCGACCAGCGAGGCCGTCAACCTCGAGTCCGGCGACCGGTCGGCGGTGTACGATGGCGACGCCGCGATCGACGCGCTGAACCCGACCTTCGACGTGACGCCGGCCGACTGCGTGACCGAGATCGTCACCGAGCGCGGGGTACTCGAGCCCGCCGAAATCGATGCCGTCGCGGACGAACTACGCGATCTCGAGGCGTGGTAG
- a CDS encoding DUF5518 domain-containing protein gives MTDWRAVFVGFLVVTVVGIVGLVVPGIGQIVAGLAGGFVAGYMAGGGLGRGFWHGLLAGSLGGIIGGLLIGVAVGLAGLALGPVGGAISGAAGVGIFALAVAVSLVMAIESAIAGIVGAAVSD, from the coding sequence ATGACAGATTGGCGCGCGGTGTTCGTCGGCTTCCTCGTCGTGACGGTGGTGGGAATCGTCGGCCTCGTGGTCCCCGGGATCGGCCAGATCGTCGCGGGGCTGGCCGGCGGGTTCGTCGCCGGCTACATGGCCGGCGGCGGGCTGGGACGTGGCTTCTGGCACGGTCTGCTCGCCGGCTCGCTGGGCGGAATCATCGGCGGCCTGTTGATCGGCGTCGCCGTCGGTCTGGCCGGGCTGGCGCTTGGCCCCGTCGGCGGCGCGATCTCGGGGGCCGCTGGGGTCGGGATCTTCGCGCTCGCCGTCGCCGTCTCGCTCGTAATGGCCATCGAGAGCGCGATCGCGGGGATCGTCGGCGCGGCGGTCAGCGACTGA
- a CDS encoding winged helix-turn-helix transcriptional regulator: MTEGENPGRPREITVDDVLAAFGEVNAPVATGAELATQLNTSRQTVLRRLNELHENERVERKEVGARAIVWWPSDRK; encoded by the coding sequence ATGACAGAGGGGGAGAACCCAGGCCGGCCGCGCGAGATCACTGTAGACGATGTTCTGGCAGCGTTCGGCGAGGTGAACGCTCCAGTCGCGACGGGAGCAGAACTAGCGACACAATTGAATACCTCCCGGCAAACCGTTCTCCGTCGACTCAATGAGCTACACGAAAACGAACGAGTCGAACGAAAAGAGGTCGGTGCGCGTGCCATCGTCTGGTGGCCAAGCGATAGGAAATGA
- the engB gene encoding GTP-binding protein EngB has protein sequence MIEFDTRPNRDAEVALVGRSNVGKSTLMRELTGHSFDTGGKPGVTRSPNHYDWAPEDFVITDLPGFGFMSGVDEDLREEIKTEIVHYLEDYADNILVAVLVVDGKSVIDIIDRHSGPDEIPYDVEMFHFLRDLDIPTVVAVNKMDKVDDEDERLDALCDRLGLYPPWKQWQDTIAPISAKKGQLEPLNDAVRSQLHEQQRDDLFKFF, from the coding sequence ATGATCGAGTTCGATACGCGACCGAACCGGGACGCCGAGGTGGCCCTCGTCGGTCGTTCGAACGTGGGCAAGTCCACGCTCATGCGCGAACTGACCGGCCACAGCTTCGACACCGGCGGCAAACCCGGCGTCACCCGCTCGCCCAACCACTACGACTGGGCCCCCGAGGACTTCGTCATCACCGACCTCCCCGGCTTCGGCTTCATGAGCGGCGTCGACGAGGACCTCCGCGAGGAGATCAAGACCGAGATCGTCCACTACTTAGAGGACTACGCCGACAACATCCTCGTTGCCGTCCTCGTCGTCGACGGCAAGAGCGTCATCGACATCATCGACCGCCACTCCGGCCCCGACGAGATCCCCTACGACGTCGAGATGTTTCACTTCCTGCGGGACCTCGATATCCCCACCGTCGTCGCCGTCAACAAGATGGACAAGGTCGACGACGAGGACGAGCGCCTCGATGCCCTCTGTGACCGGCTCGGCCTCTACCCGCCGTGGAAACAGTGGCAAGACACCATCGCCCCCATCAGTGCCAAGAAGGGCCAGCTCGAGCCGCTCAACGACGCCGTCCGGAGCCAGCTCCACGAGCAACAGCGGGACGACCTGTTCAAGTTTTTCTGA
- the ddh gene encoding D-2-hydroxyacid dehydrogenase — MELELERLGIHESVAQVFPPAELADYLADLPVAVSVIGDDGITACDAVVTLEYREAVLEVDWVHSIQAGVDRFPFDALEDAGVVLTNSTGIHDRTVGETVAGYLLSFSRRLHDHVANQQERRWERPEWDAAFTLPGSTACVVGTGTLGTGVAETLGGLGVDLRGVRRSGDPVPGFGEVYANDRLLEAIADVEFVIVTVPLTDETHHLFDAAAFEAMRDDAYFVNVARGSVVDEPALIDALEADALAGAALDVFEEEPLPEDSPLWGMDEVIVSPHCAAYTRDYFRDTGDIVRENVDRLETGEEFHNRVV, encoded by the coding sequence ATGGAACTCGAACTCGAGCGGCTCGGGATTCACGAGTCCGTCGCGCAGGTCTTCCCGCCGGCGGAGTTGGCCGACTACCTCGCCGACCTGCCGGTCGCGGTGTCGGTGATCGGCGACGACGGGATCACCGCCTGCGACGCGGTCGTCACCCTCGAGTATCGCGAGGCCGTCCTCGAAGTCGACTGGGTTCACTCGATCCAGGCGGGGGTCGATCGGTTCCCGTTCGACGCGCTCGAGGACGCGGGCGTGGTCCTGACGAACAGCACGGGAATCCACGATCGGACCGTCGGCGAGACGGTCGCGGGCTATCTGCTCTCGTTTTCGCGACGGCTCCACGACCACGTCGCCAACCAGCAAGAACGGCGGTGGGAGCGCCCCGAGTGGGACGCGGCGTTTACCCTGCCGGGTTCGACGGCCTGCGTCGTCGGGACCGGCACCCTCGGGACGGGCGTCGCGGAGACGCTGGGCGGCCTCGGCGTGGACCTGCGGGGGGTCCGGCGCTCGGGCGATCCGGTCCCCGGCTTCGGCGAGGTCTACGCCAACGACCGGCTGCTCGAGGCGATCGCGGACGTCGAGTTCGTGATCGTCACCGTCCCGCTGACCGACGAAACGCACCACCTCTTCGACGCCGCGGCGTTCGAGGCCATGCGTGACGACGCCTATTTCGTGAACGTGGCCCGCGGGTCGGTCGTCGACGAACCGGCCTTGATCGACGCGCTCGAGGCAGATGCCCTCGCCGGCGCAGCGCTGGACGTCTTCGAGGAGGAGCCCCTGCCCGAGGACTCACCGCTGTGGGGGATGGACGAGGTGATCGTCTCGCCCCACTGTGCGGCCTATACCCGCGACTATTTCCGGGACACCGGCGACATCGTCCGCGAGAACGTCGATCGGCTCGAGACTGGCGAGGAATTCCACAACCGCGTGGTCTGA
- a CDS encoding four-helix bundle copper-binding protein: MALQQLRNAHSDDQMQECIDNCLEAAQVCEWCADACAGEGEDMARCIRLCRDVADIASLHARFMARNSGYHGELGEICADLCEECAEECKQHDHDHCQACAEILPKCAESCREMAA; the protein is encoded by the coding sequence ATGGCGCTTCAACAACTCCGAAACGCGCACTCGGACGATCAGATGCAGGAGTGTATCGACAACTGCCTCGAGGCCGCGCAGGTCTGTGAGTGGTGTGCCGACGCCTGTGCGGGCGAGGGTGAGGACATGGCCCGCTGTATCCGACTCTGTCGGGACGTGGCCGATATCGCCTCGCTGCACGCACGCTTTATGGCCCGCAACTCCGGCTACCACGGGGAACTGGGCGAGATCTGTGCGGACCTCTGCGAGGAGTGTGCCGAGGAGTGCAAGCAGCACGACCACGACCACTGTCAGGCCTGTGCGGAGATCTTGCCAAAATGTGCCGAGAGCTGCCGGGAGATGGCTGCCTGA
- a CDS encoding bifunctional nuclease family protein, whose protein sequence is MQASIDAVRVAGTPEGPVPVVVLTVEGEDDVVPIFIGFSEATSIARGLEAEDIGRPLTHDLLLDVMEELGSRIDRVVVTEIEQRESGQGGTYIADLHLETPRGETVVDARPSDSLALAARTDAGIEITEDVFADSRDDREKFADLEDIRNVSGEM, encoded by the coding sequence ATGCAGGCATCCATCGACGCGGTTCGGGTCGCGGGGACCCCGGAGGGACCGGTCCCGGTCGTCGTCCTTACCGTCGAGGGCGAAGACGACGTCGTCCCGATCTTCATCGGGTTCAGCGAGGCGACCAGCATCGCCCGCGGGCTCGAGGCCGAGGATATCGGACGGCCCCTAACCCACGACCTCCTGCTCGATGTCATGGAGGAACTGGGTAGCCGAATCGACCGCGTCGTCGTCACCGAGATCGAACAACGCGAGAGCGGGCAGGGCGGAACCTACATCGCCGACCTCCACCTCGAGACGCCACGGGGAGAGACGGTCGTCGACGCCCGGCCGAGCGACTCGCTTGCGCTTGCCGCCCGGACCGACGCCGGCATCGAGATCACCGAGGACGTGTTCGCGGACAGCCGAGACGACAGGGAGAAGTTCGCCGACCTCGAAGACATCCGTAACGTGTCGGGTGAGATGTAG
- a CDS encoding ribbon-helix-helix protein, CopG family: MTRRVTVSLDDDSAAALETLVEETGGGQSEVVRRALAFYVANFEAANEQPSENLEQYYRMLASGEHVLLDIDFLHAFLEHCYAGGDPDPAFVTAADRVSDYHAREYAARFDAVGDLLEWLAFCGFLDVREEGDGVYHLVFPSEAIRWFMTRFIERSTAELPTEIDLEDGVSKAIVTERPAD; the protein is encoded by the coding sequence ATGACACGGCGCGTAACGGTATCGCTCGACGACGACTCGGCTGCGGCCCTCGAGACGCTGGTCGAGGAGACCGGCGGCGGCCAGAGTGAAGTGGTCCGCCGTGCGCTCGCCTTCTACGTGGCGAACTTCGAGGCGGCCAACGAACAGCCCAGCGAGAACCTCGAACAGTACTACCGGATGCTCGCCTCCGGGGAACACGTCCTGCTGGACATCGACTTCCTGCATGCCTTCCTCGAGCATTGTTATGCCGGCGGCGATCCCGATCCGGCGTTCGTCACGGCGGCCGATCGGGTCTCCGACTACCACGCCCGCGAGTACGCGGCCCGGTTCGATGCAGTCGGCGACCTCCTCGAGTGGCTCGCGTTCTGTGGCTTCCTCGACGTCCGCGAGGAGGGCGACGGCGTCTATCACCTCGTCTTCCCCTCCGAGGCCATCCGCTGGTTCATGACCCGGTTCATCGAACGCAGTACCGCCGAGTTACCCACCGAGATCGATCTCGAGGACGGGGTTTCGAAGGCGATCGTAACCGAGCGGCCGGCCGACTGA
- a CDS encoding NOG1 family protein produces MIFEDLPTTPTSEELIDKAFSRAARAGKAKGGLEAQQSMLQTAANIISDNLENVVTAWPDFEYDAHPFYYELADAIVDVDRLRQALSEVMWASRKAREIHEEYQPRLRKTDVDTARKHRKQAFARLADIVEQVEDHLLYINESRNDLRDLPEINPDEPTIVVAGYPNVGKSSFVNGVTSARGETASYPFTTKGIGVGHFERDHIRYQIVDTPGLLDRPPEERNEIESQAVSAIEHLADCMLVMLDPSGECGYPIGSQLELRDAIAARFDEIPVLTVANKVDRQAVWNESLENLDADYTMSVETGDDVETVLDAAVAAIDYEPELPFDG; encoded by the coding sequence ATGATTTTCGAAGACCTTCCGACGACGCCCACGTCGGAAGAGTTGATCGACAAGGCGTTCTCGCGGGCGGCACGGGCCGGCAAGGCCAAGGGCGGCCTCGAGGCCCAGCAGTCGATGCTCCAGACGGCGGCGAACATCATCTCGGACAACCTCGAGAACGTGGTGACGGCGTGGCCGGACTTCGAGTACGACGCCCACCCGTTCTACTACGAGCTGGCGGACGCGATCGTCGACGTCGACCGGCTCCGACAGGCGCTGTCGGAAGTAATGTGGGCCAGCCGGAAGGCCCGCGAGATCCACGAGGAGTACCAGCCGCGGCTGCGCAAGACCGACGTGGACACCGCGCGCAAGCACCGCAAGCAGGCCTTCGCCCGCTTGGCCGACATCGTCGAGCAGGTCGAGGACCACCTGCTCTACATCAACGAGTCGCGCAACGACCTGCGGGACCTGCCCGAGATCAACCCCGACGAGCCGACGATCGTCGTCGCCGGCTACCCCAACGTCGGCAAGTCCTCGTTCGTCAACGGCGTCACCAGCGCCCGGGGCGAGACCGCCTCCTACCCGTTCACGACGAAGGGGATCGGCGTCGGCCACTTCGAACGGGACCACATCCGCTACCAGATCGTCGACACGCCCGGGCTGCTCGACCGGCCGCCGGAGGAACGCAACGAGATCGAGTCCCAGGCGGTCAGCGCCATCGAACACCTCGCGGACTGCATGCTCGTCATGCTCGATCCCTCGGGGGAGTGTGGCTACCCGATCGGCTCGCAGCTCGAGTTACGGGACGCGATCGCGGCCCGGTTCGACGAGATCCCCGTCCTCACGGTCGCGAACAAGGTCGACCGGCAGGCGGTCTGGAACGAGTCGCTCGAGAACCTCGACGCCGACTACACCATGAGCGTCGAGACCGGCGACGACGTCGAGACGGTCCTCGATGCCGCCGTCGCGGCGATCGACTACGAGCCCGAACTGCCGTTCGACGGATAA
- the hisE gene encoding phosphoribosyl-ATP diphosphatase — MEETIEELFAVIEDRKETLPEDSYTASLFTHEKGENAVLEKLGEETTELVLAAKDDDREEIAHESADIVYHLLVLLAMNDMELADLEAELEARR, encoded by the coding sequence ATGGAGGAGACGATCGAGGAGCTGTTCGCCGTGATCGAGGACCGGAAGGAAACGCTGCCCGAGGACTCCTACACCGCCTCGCTGTTCACCCACGAGAAAGGTGAGAACGCGGTCCTGGAGAAACTCGGCGAGGAGACGACCGAACTCGTCCTCGCGGCCAAGGACGACGACCGCGAGGAGATCGCCCACGAGAGCGCCGATATCGTCTATCATCTGCTGGTCCTGCTGGCGATGAACGACATGGAACTGGCGGACCTCGAGGCGGAACTCGAGGCGCGTCGCTGA
- a CDS encoding IS200/IS605 family transposon protein TnpB, with product MRRVNTFEIRPLSERDEILLFEILDASASLWNELTYRRRQAFYAGEDIWQGDTGRYRSKYKGTIGAAAVQQVIRRNDEAWRGFFGLLEEGSDANPPGYWKDDEQRKLRTLVRNDQYTLEWGKRSRLEIPVGLDLKEKYGLGYNERLRLEARGDPRWTGKGGRLGLVYDRDTDSFRARQPVENATRRRRESLATVSSDDDAVAALDIGANNLVAVTTTRGDQLLYHGRPQFHRFRRTTERIATLQSRLGPEKWTSRRIRRHYQQRSDRRNHLQDALIRDLREWLRDRNVSSVIVGDLGAFSSHWCARVNEKVHLFWAYGRFQRRLREVLQGEYGIDVREVDESGSSSQCPRCGGQNINRCKDTFQCRECGFEGHSDVVGSENLLFEHTDCGSMARPAAPDQNRSGEGHREVPRLEWDDHRWQRRDRSTKENPVNRSTWNGKFAAGESGTA from the coding sequence ATGCGGCGTGTCAATACTTTCGAGATTCGTCCGCTCAGTGAGCGAGACGAGATACTGCTCTTCGAAATACTCGACGCGTCCGCATCGCTCTGGAACGAACTCACGTATCGCCGTCGACAAGCCTTCTACGCCGGCGAAGACATCTGGCAAGGTGACACCGGCCGGTATCGAAGCAAGTACAAGGGAACGATCGGTGCTGCAGCCGTTCAGCAAGTCATCCGCCGGAACGACGAAGCGTGGCGGGGCTTCTTCGGCCTCCTCGAAGAGGGATCGGACGCGAATCCTCCCGGATACTGGAAGGATGACGAACAGCGGAAACTACGGACGCTCGTTCGGAACGACCAGTACACTCTCGAGTGGGGAAAACGCAGCCGGTTAGAAATCCCGGTCGGACTCGATCTGAAGGAGAAATACGGGCTCGGCTACAACGAACGCCTACGACTGGAAGCACGCGGTGACCCCCGATGGACGGGCAAGGGAGGTCGTCTCGGACTCGTGTACGATAGAGACACTGACTCGTTCAGGGCGCGACAACCTGTCGAAAACGCTACTCGCCGACGACGGGAATCACTGGCTACCGTGTCGAGCGACGACGACGCGGTCGCAGCCCTGGACATCGGTGCAAATAACCTCGTCGCCGTCACGACGACTCGAGGCGACCAACTGCTCTACCACGGTCGCCCTCAGTTTCACCGCTTCCGCAGGACGACCGAGCGGATCGCGACCCTTCAGTCCCGTCTTGGACCAGAGAAGTGGACGAGTCGACGAATCCGTCGGCATTATCAGCAACGTAGTGATCGGCGCAATCACTTGCAGGATGCACTCATTCGAGATCTCCGAGAGTGGTTACGAGATCGTAACGTCAGTTCCGTAATCGTGGGTGATCTCGGTGCCTTCTCCTCACACTGGTGTGCCCGGGTGAATGAAAAAGTGCATCTGTTCTGGGCGTACGGCAGGTTCCAACGGCGTCTCCGAGAGGTGTTACAGGGAGAATACGGTATCGACGTTCGGGAGGTGGACGAAAGCGGTTCGTCCTCGCAGTGCCCTCGGTGTGGTGGACAGAATATCAATCGGTGTAAGGATACGTTCCAGTGCCGTGAATGCGGTTTCGAGGGGCACAGCGACGTAGTCGGAAGCGAGAACCTCCTCTTCGAACATACTGACTGTGGGTCGATGGCTCGGCCCGCGGCCCCGGATCAGAACAGGTCCGGGGAAGGACACCGAGAGGTGCCTCGTCTCGAGTGGGACGATCACCGGTGGCAACGCCGGGATCGATCGACCAAAGAGAATCCCGTGAACCGGAGTACCTGGAACGGGAAATTTGCCGCTGGTGAGTCCGGAACGGCCTGA